One region of Juglans microcarpa x Juglans regia isolate MS1-56 chromosome 7S, Jm3101_v1.0, whole genome shotgun sequence genomic DNA includes:
- the LOC121241647 gene encoding LOW QUALITY PROTEIN: beta-1,6-galactosyltransferase GALT29A-like (The sequence of the model RefSeq protein was modified relative to this genomic sequence to represent the inferred CDS: inserted 1 base in 1 codon) has product MIQICPLLSLFRCSKILESEDESESATFNFPTTHYLWPSLAQPVNQFGDXIAPMKRSVRPLFSILLLFVLAATVSFRSMTRHSVGLGVIELDLINMFGQTAPPAPVFNSTLLQYAAMDMGEARAKQEIERLLDGNFSDRVRYRTFFAPRRFNHHDVRARSWDGLPLTMRPSQLHRYMLDFGRVLEEWARKKAFFQPEIISELTRQMKHPIDKHIGLVGSDRRYASCAVVGNSGILLKSDYGDLIDSHEVVIRLNNARIMGFERDVGSKTNISFVNSNILHFCVRRQGCFCHPYGLKVPIVMYICQPAHIWDYTICNSSHKAPLLITDPRFDALCGRIVKYYSLKRFAEETGKPLKEWGAVHDGPNFHYSSGMQAVMLALGICDKVGIFGFGKSASAKHHYHTNQKIELALHDYEAEYAFYRDVIEKPWEIPFISGKFKIPPSVIYH; this is encoded by the exons ATGATCCAGATTtgcccccttctctctctcttccggTGCTCGAAAATCCTTGAAAGCGAAGATGAATCTGAATCCGCTACCTTCAACTTCCCCACAACCCACTACTTGTGGCCGTCTCTAGCGCAACCTGTCAACCAGTTCGGCG TCATTGCCCCAATGAAACGGTCGGTCCGCCCTCTTTTCAGCATTCTTCTGCTCTTCGTCTTGGCTGCCACCGTCAGCTTCCGCTCAATGACCCGCCACAGTGTGGGCTTGGGCGTTATCGAGCTTGACCTGATCAATATGTTCGGGCAGACGGCGCCGCCAGCGCCGGTCTTTAACTCCACGCTGCTCCAATATGCCGCGATGGACATGGGTGAAGCACGAGCGAAGCAAGAGATTGAGCGCTTGTTGGATGGAAACTTTAGCGACCGGGTAAGGTACAGGACCTTCTTCGCTCCGCGAAGGTTCAATCACCACGATGTCAGAGCGAGGTCCTGGGATGGGCTGCCGTTGACAATGCGGCCGTCACAGTTACATCGTTATATGTTGGATTTCGGACGAGTATTGGAAGAATGGGCTCGAAAGAAAGCGTTCTTCCAGCCGGAAATCATATCGGAGCTGACGAGACAAATGAAACATCCGATTGACAAGCACATTGGCTTGGTGGGTTCCGACCGGCGGTACGCGTCGTGTGCGGTTGTGGGAAACAGTGGGATTTTGTTGAAAAGTGATTACGGCGATCTGATTGATAGCCACGAGGTTGTGATAAGGTTGAATAACGCCAGAATCATGGGTTTTGAGCGCGATGTGGGCTCAAAAACCAATATTtcgtttgtaaatagtaacatTTTGCATTTTTGTGTGAGGAGACAAGGGTGCTTCTGCCATCCATATGGGCTAAAAGTACCGATAGTCATGTACATTTGTCAACCGGCGCATATCTGGGACTACACCATCTGCAATTCCTCCCATAAGGCTCCTTTGCTCATCACCGATCCGCGCTTTGACGCTCTGTGCGGAAGAATTGTAAAGTATTACTCGTTGAAAAGGTTTGCAGAGGAGACGGGGAAGCCATTGAAGGAATGGGGAGCTGTTCATGATGGTCCTAATTTTCATTACTCTTCAGGTATGCAGGCTGTGATGTTGGCTTTGGGAATTTGTGATAAAGTTGGCATTTTTGGGTTTGGGAAATCGGCTTCTGCTAAGCATCACTATCATACCAATCAGAAGATTGAGCTTGCATTGCACGACTATGAGGCAGAGTATGCCTTCTATCGAGATGTGATTGAGAAGCCTTGGGAAATTCCCTTCATTTCCGGCAAATTCAAGATTCCTCCTTCGGTAATATACCATTGA